CAATCCGAACAAGGGGTTGTCGGTTCGTATCTCATCAAGGCGAAAAATTATTTTTCGGTGGCCAATTCGCTGAAATTCTTGATGCTGACTGAGGTATCGGGGAACTTTGCTGTGATCTCCAGCGTGCCGCCAAGAGCTTCGATGTAGCGTCGCAGGTTGCTGACATAAATATCGGCACGCTGCTCCAGCTTTGCGACAGCCGGCTGCTTCACGTGGAGTGCGCGCGCTACATCCTGCTGGGTCTTTTCACGCGCTTGACGCAGCTCATGCAACGCCATTTCCTCGAGAATTGCCTTGGTTGCTTCATCATTGCGGGCGCGACGTTCAGGCGCCATACTCTTGCGCAGGTCGTTAAAGGAGCGATGTCCAGTCATATCAACCCTTCCTTCCCGATCTCGATCAGGTAATTGTCATATAGGCGATCAGCGACCGGAATCATGATTTCGTAAAAGCGGTCGTCGCCGGTTTTATTTCCACCGACCAGCAAAATAGCGGTGCGACGCGGATCGAAAGCGTAGAATACCCGGTAGGGTTCACCACCGCTCTGAATCCGCAATTCCCGCATATGTTCGTGCCTGGAGCCTTCGATGCCGGATGAGTATGGGAAGGGGAGTTGGGGTCCTTTGGCTTCGAGAAGCCCGACCACCCTTACAATATCGTCCTGAATGGCTTCGACCAACGTCGCGTACCACTCACCAAACTCATCGGTATATTCAACGCTCCAACTCATCGATGCTCCAAATGTATTCCATCTGTGGAATATTTCAAGCGATATTCCACAGATGGAATAACTCGATCGCTTTCGACTGGCAAGTGACGACGATACTAAGTTGCAAGTGTCTGCGATCTCAATCGATTCCAGCGAGTTTGTCATCTGTACCTGCTTAGGAGCGAGATGGATTCTCGATGCGGCCTCCGCAAGTCGGCCGATTACTAGGCAAAAAATAGGGCCACCGGAAAACCGAGGCCCTTGAAGTGTGAAGGTTAAAACCTCCAGGGGGGAACAGCTGATGCGATGGCACTGGGAGGAGGCCGTCGCGTGCATCAGCTATGGGCTTTATGCCTAGAATATATGCGATGCGCAAACAAAAATTGTGCAATGCACCTATGCGCGAAACGACGAGATAATCGACGCCGCGGAATTCGGGGTTCCACGTCGCATATGAGCCGTCTCCACCATTCGTAAGCATTGACCCCAAACTGATGCCGGGGTGGAAAGAACCAAGCACCAAGGTATCGGGGGCAGCGATGAGGTCTGCATTAGCATGATCATTGTCGGTCGGAGGCGGGCCCATAGGAGACAGCCCATTCCCGCTCTTGATGGATGGCTTCCTGGTCCGGCCCCGGATCTCCGTCGATCAACCCGCTGACGGGGTCCGCTAGCAAGCTGCGGCCGCTCCGGCTCCGCCTTCGCGGTGATCGCGACCGGTTCCGGACACTGACGGGAGCATCGAGCGGGAATGGCCCGCTCCAAAGATGGAGCCCTCAGATGAACACCAATCTTTCCCTTGCGCAGAACCACGCCTTCCAGCTT
This genomic stretch from Allorhizobium ampelinum S4 harbors:
- a CDS encoding XRE family transcriptional regulator, whose amino-acid sequence is MTGHRSFNDLRKSMAPERRARNDEATKAILEEMALHELRQAREKTQQDVARALHVKQPAVAKLEQRADIYVSNLRRYIEALGGTLEITAKFPDTSVSIKNFSELATEK
- a CDS encoding type II toxin-antitoxin system RelE/ParE family toxin; translated protein: MSWSVEYTDEFGEWYATLVEAIQDDIVRVVGLLEAKGPQLPFPYSSGIEGSRHEHMRELRIQSGGEPYRVFYAFDPRRTAILLVGGNKTGDDRFYEIMIPVADRLYDNYLIEIGKEGLI